In Pan troglodytes isolate AG18354 chromosome 5, NHGRI_mPanTro3-v2.0_pri, whole genome shotgun sequence, the sequence ATAATACCATTAAGAAATTAACAGGAAGCCATACAatagaagatatttgcaataaatataacaaataaagatcctgtatctataatatataaagaactcttccaGACAAGCCATTtgaaaaattgacaaaaacaCAGGACACCTTATTAAAATGGAGATCTAAATGAACTAAAGGTCTAAATGAACAAGTACTCAATATCATTAATTGTCAAGTAAATGCAAGATAAAAATATACCACTTTGAAATTAGAACTCTTGTGTACTGCTGCTGGGATTATAAAATGGTGAAACTACTATAGAAAACAATATGAAGAGGTTCctcttaattaaaaatagaactaccagatgacaaaaaaattaaaaatagaattaccccAGAACTCCTGCTTCCAggtatatatcaaaaaaaaaaaaaaaatggaaagcaggGTCTTGAGATATTTGCagactcatgttcatagcagcagtattcacaataacaaagaggtggaagcaacccacatGTCCACTGatggaaggataaataaaatgtggcgtgtacatacaatggaatattattcagccttatgAAGGAAGAAAGTGCTgtcacatactacaacatggatgaactttgaggactTTATGTTAAGTAAAGACATAGTGTATTATTCCACTTATCTGAGGTGTCTAAAGTCAAAttcaggggctgggcatggtgcttcacgcctgtaatcccagcactttgggaggccaaggcaggcagatcacttgaggtcaggagttcgagaacagcctggccaacatggcaaaacactgtctctactaaaaatagaaaaattagctgggcatggtggtacacacctgtaatcccagctactcgggtagctgaggcatgagaattgcttgaacctgggaggcagaggttgcagtgagtcgagatcacgccactgcactccagcctggatgacagagcaagattgtcaaaacaaaaaataaaaataaagtcaaattcaaagaaacagtagaatgatggttaccagaggctgggggaaagaagctggaggaaggggagttttgtttaatgggtacagagtttcagttttgcaagataaaaaactttgggaggtcgggcatggtggctcgtgcctgtaatcccagcactttgggaggccaaggtgggcggatcatgagatcaggaattcaagaccagcctggccaatatggtaaaactccatctctactaaaaatacaaaaattagccaggcgtggtggtgggcgcctgtaatcccagctacttgggaggctgaggcaggagaatcacttgaacccaggaggcagaagttgcagtgagccaagatcgcgccactgcactccagcctgggtgacagagcgagactccatctcaaaaaacaaacaaaaacttggagATCTGTTTCACATCAATATGAATATAtgtaacactactgaactgtacacttaaaaatagttaagatggtaaattttatgtgttttttaccacaataaaaaccaaacaaaacaaggcatgatgattcatgcctgtaatcccagcactttaggagaccaaggtgggaggatcacttaagcccaagagttcaagaccagcctgggcagtgtggcaagacccaatctctcattaaataaataataataaccaaacaaaaaaataaccaCCACTTTTCACACTCACCAtggcaaaatttaaaaacctaacaATTCCAAGTGTTGTCAAGGCTATAGGACAACTGCTGGTGAGAGTGCAAATTGGTATAACCACTGTGAAAAAAAAGTTTGGCATTATGTATGAAACTTGAGCATAACATATACTTTATAAGCCAGTAATACCTCTACTACGTATATACTCAACAGAAATGCATACGTATGTGTAAcaacatgtataaaaatgtttatagtggCATTTCTCGTTATAGCCCCAAACTGGATACCACCCACATGTCCATCatcagtagaatggataaataaattgttgtGTATGCATGCAATGGGACTACACTGCAacgaaaatgaatgaactactgCTACAGGCaacctggatgaatctcacaaacatgaTGTTGAGCGAAAGGAGCCAGACATAAAAGAATGcagactgtatgattccatttttgtgaagttcaaaaacaggcaaaaactaACCTATGGTGTCAGGATAGTGGTTACCTTTGGGGAGGAGGGTGGGTAATGGGAAAAGGGGCACAAggggaggatcttttgaggtGCTAATAAGGCTTTATCTCTTCACCTGGTGGTGGAAACTCAAGTGTGTCTACTTTGTGAGAATTGGGTTGTGCACTTAAAACTGGTGTGTCTTTATGTATGCTGTtcttcaataaaaaaatttttttaatcacgGCTTATCAGGATTCAGCTGCCCATTAGACActtttctgtgtctttctctctctctctctctctctctccagctctTCACAGAGGTCCTCCAGGATCAAGGGGACCACTGATTCCACCACTGCTGAGTCTCCCACCTCCTCCTTGGGGTAGAGGCCCAATTCGGAGAGGGCTTGGCCCCAGGTCTAGCCCATATGGTCGTGGTTGGTGGGGAGTCAATGCAGAACCTCCTTTTCCGGGGCCAGGCCATGGGGGTCCCACCCGGGGAAGCTTTCACAAAGAACAGAGAAACCCTCGAAGGCTCAAAAGCTGGTCTCTTATCAAGAACACCTGCCCACCCAAGGATGACCCCCAGGTTATGGAAGGTGAGGTCCATTTTGTTATGCCCATTACTCCCAGAGTGACCTAATTTTCAGAAGATCATTCACGATCTTCTCTGggctttcctttttgcttttgaaGCAGAAGTAGACCTCAATGTTATTTCTCCCAGGAGAAAGACTACCATTCCAAAATACCTGGAAATGGTAGGGGGTAGAAAATCAGTTCTCCTTCTGTCTCTGCGTttcattgtatttgttttctttgttgctcAAATTTTTAACTGTTCCATTTTCACTTGTTCACAGACAAATCCGACCGCCCTGTCTGCCGACATTTTGCCAAAAAGGGCCACTGTCGATATGAGGACCTCTGTGCCTTCTACCACCCAGGCGTCAATGGACCTCCTCTGTGAGACTGTGCCTTCCCATCCAGGCTGGAAGGAGCTCTCTGTGACCTAGCAGCCATTTATTTCTCTGTAGCCCTATGATGGCTACTGTGAGGCTCTTCTAACACCCTCAGTCAGTGACACACCCACCCCATCCACCACCTCCCCCGTGTGGGGTCCAGAGTTGTGTTGCATCACTGGTGCGCAGCATACGCGCTTTCTTCTGATCCAGCCTGTAGAGACTCGCCTTCGGGACCCATCTTTGCTTCCTTTCAGTTGCCTCCTGGATCTTCTTTCCCGTCATCAAATGACTGCTGAACAGGAAACCTCTTTGGTGCTGTTTCTTGTGCATCTGTCCACCTGTTCCCCAGTATTGCCCTCAATTCCTGAGAGC encodes:
- the PRR3 gene encoding proline-rich protein 3 isoform X1, encoding MPKRKKQNQHQPPTQQQPPLPEREETGDEEDGSPIALHRGPPGSRGPLIPPLLSLPPPPWGRGPIRRGLGPRSSPYGRGWWGVNAEPPFPGPGHGGPTRGSFHKEQRNPRRLKSWSLIKNTCPPKDDPQVMEDKSDRPVCRHFAKKGHCRYEDLCAFYHPGVNGPPL
- the PRR3 gene encoding proline-rich protein 3; its protein translation is MPKRKKQNQHQPPTQQQPPLPEREETGDEEDGSPIGPPSLLGPPPMANGKPGDPKSALHRGPPGSRGPLIPPLLSLPPPPWGRGPIRRGLGPRSSPYGRGWWGVNAEPPFPGPGHGGPTRGSFHKEQRNPRRLKSWSLIKNTCPPKDDPQVMEDKSDRPVCRHFAKKGHCRYEDLCAFYHPGVNGPPL